The bacterium genome contains the following window.
TCGACCTAAGTTGATTTCTAACGGAGAGCCCCATTCACAGTAGGTGAGATATGCAGAATAGAGTCGCATATCGCCCGACTCGGCAAATTTGTCTTGATTGTCTCCGCGATACTGAAAATGTGATTTGAATTGAATGCCCATCGGCAAACCTTTCAAAGTGCTGCTTACACCCGATGTCAACCACAAGTGGTCTTCAGTTTTGTCTCCACTCAAAGGAACCTGATAACCATAACCTTCTGCGTAAACTGTGCCGTACGCAGTTGGCTTTGCAAAGCTCGGAAGAGAGATAACTGTCAACATCAAACTTGCGGTAATGAGAATTAATACTTTTCGATTCATTCGCATGTTCCTCTCAAATCGATTTCAAAAATGTAACACGAAAGCTTTTCCTGACAAAGCGAAAAGCAATCGGAAGGAAACTTTGCGAGACTACTTCTCTTTCTCGTTTTGAAGTGTCACGTTTTGTTCTGGTGCAGAATGCTCCTCTTGTTGTGGAACCGGATCGCCGGCTTTCACAAAACTCGGATCGTCACGCTTGGCATCGGCGGCTTTGCCGTGGTGGTGTTCCCACTCTTCTTGTGACATTCTGCCCGTGATAAATGTCAAAGCTAACGGATACTGCTTGGGGTGGAAAATGACAAAGAAGAAGTGCCAAATAATAATTGCTCCGACCGCCAGCAAGGCTTCGTAGTAATGGACAACACTGGCAACCCGCACAACCCAACCCGGTGTCCAGGCGGTTGCGATAACCGGGAACCAAAGCACCATACCGGTGATACCCATGACAATCGTACCCCAGACCAATGCCCAATACTCGGCTTTTTGGGTGTAATCGTAGGTTTCAAATCGAGGTGGGTCTTTCCGAAGTTTTAAATGATACATCAGGTTATGGATCGCACTTGTAACATCGAATAGCTTCGGAGCATAGTTACGAAGTTTATCCCTGCCACGCTGTGTAGAAAACAGCCAGAAAGTGTGCCAGAGTGTCCCGATAATCAAGAAGATTGCAAGAATTCGGTGCAGAAACGCCCGAATCTCCTCATTCATCCCGAAAAACACCAGTCCTTGAACCCACCATGAATCTTGATGCCGCAGCGCCAATCCCGTGATAGCCAACCCAATAAACGTAACCATCAAAACCACGTGTTGCATGATTTCGGAGCGATCCATCCGCACAATGTACTTCTCGCTAAGATGCTTCTTGCGGTGCTCCCGAAGATGGAAAAGGTAGACGATTAGATTGTGAAGCAGCATTCCACCCAACGTGCCGATAATCAACACGATGTAGATGATGCGAGCATAATCGTGATAACCCCATTTCTTACCAAAGCTCTCATGGGTATAGCTTTGCGCAAACTCGGTGTTGGAGTTTGGATGACACTTACCGCACGTTTGTACTAAGTTGTTCGCATGGGTGGTCGAACGGGGATCGAAGTGGCTGCGAATCGCGTGGGTAGTATGGCAATCGTTGCAGTTCGCCACGATCTGTGAACGGCCAAGCGCCCAACCGTGATAGCTGTCGTTATAACTTCTAACAACTCCTTGCCAAATCCCAAATCGTTCGGTTAATGCCGTATTTTCATGGCATTTTCCGCAATCTTTTGCCACATTCGTCGGGTAAGTACGTGATTCCGGATTCGTCCGGGCGAGTATCATGTGAGATTCATGGCAGTCATTACAAGCCGGTGTATCCTGAATTCCGCGTCGGTTGGCTGCGCCGTGGATTGAAGTGAGATAATCGGTTGCCGCTTGGTCGTGGCATTTACCGCATGTGTTTGGTAAATTCAAACGGTTTGTAATGCTTTGTGGATCACCAGCCGACTGAATGCCGTGGGTGCCATGGCAGTCACTGCAAATTGCACCACGGACCTTGGTCGAGTCTTTCATCCATTCCTGCCACTTATCAGCATGAATCGACTTCATGTAATTTGTTTTGGTCATCGGCATCCGAACATAATCGGTCGTTGTTACGACTGAGTCGCCATGACAGTGCCCACAGGTTGATGGTTGGTTCCGAGGATTCGCCATACTACGGGGGTCACTAACCCGCCGAACACCGTGTCCCCTATCGTGGCAGTCGCCGCAGTTTGCAGCGACGCCCAACCCGGTGGGATCGTCTTTAAAGTGCATGCTGCCGCGATATTCTGCTAATGGTTTTTGATGGCAATCGCCGCAATGGAATGCCGCTTCGCCCGGCTTCAAATGTACTGAGTGGCAACTTGCGCAGGTCATTTCGCCGCTAAGCAACTCACCTTGATGAATCGAACCGGAAAATTCATCCATCGTCTTATGATGGCAGGTCATACAATTCTTGAATGCGTCGTTCGATTTCTTCGGATCAGCTACAGCATGAGGTTCGTGGCAACTGGAGCAGGATACTTTGTTGATGACTGTATCTGCTACCGATTTATGAATGCCATGAATCCCATGCGGTCCATTCTTCAATTGGTCCAATGCACCGGCATGACAGTTTTGGCAAGTCTTCGTTATTGCGACCGGATCGACCAGTTTGATCTCTCCGTGTGCCGGGTGGCAGGTCGCGCAAGCATCCTTCTTTCCCAACTGCGGGAAGCGTTTCGCATGGATACTGCTATTGTAACGCTTCGTTTCCTCGGTATGGCATTTCATGCACGATGCGCCGACAACACCAGAAGCACTACTTCCGATGCGGTGAGCATCACCGGTTGGACTATGGCAGTCGAAACACTTGGCAGCGACAAACGGAGAAGTTCCACCACCGCTTCCGTGCATGCTCTTTTGCCACGACTGGGTTATCCCGCTATGACACGCGTCACAATTCACTTTTGGGGTCGCTTTCCAGTGCGGAGTCTCGTCGTAGTTTCCCTTGCCGTGACAGTCGGTACAGGACAGTGAACCATGAACACTTTTCGTAAAGCCATCGTGGACACCGATTTTTTGACCTGCCGAGTTCTTTAAATCAGGGTCCTGATGACACATGATACAGTTCGAATTGTCAGACCAATCAGTGTCAGCAGAATAAACAGAGCTGAATCCACTTAACGTGAAAAACATCACGACGAAAGCATGTTGGAGGAAACGTGCGGTTAACATAGCAAGACTCAACGTTTGTTGAACAAGAAAACTTGTCCGGGGAATTTTGATACAGGTGGATGAACACCTTTGTTGTTTTGAGCGGGGAGGAGATGACTTCCCTGCAACGAGTGAATAAATGACCGGGTTAGTAGAACAAAACTACTTAGCAAAAGTTCCAATGACGATGAACGCTAAAAGAGCCAATCCAATTGCTAATGAGACAAAGCCAAACGAGTAGAGCAAAGTCTTTGCGAAAATGCTGACCGGCTTCACTTTCACTTGCTCTAATTCGCCGGATGCCTTCATGTCTTCATACCAGAGCTTTCGTTCCTCGATAAGGAATTGTTCGCTGACTGATCCGGTGAAGATGACTTCATCCATCGGGAAGTTTTCGGTACGAAGATGTTCGTTAAAGAAGTGAATGGTGAAAATAAAACCGGTGGCAAGCAATGCTTCTTCGCTGTGAATGATCATCGCTGCATTCAGTGCCCAACCTGGAAGTAGTTTCGTAAAGAAAGTCGGAAACCACAACGTCAAACCGGATGCCCCGATAACGGCAACACCCCAGAACACCGCCATGTAGTCAAACTTCTCCCAATAGGTGTAGCGGCTGAATTCCGGCTTCTTTGCGATATGCAAGAAGTAGCCGATGTGCTGGAAGAAATCTTTCGCATCTTTCGGCTGGGGAATTAGTGAGTCCTTACCCCACAACATCGATTTAATCGTCAACTTCTTCTGTGCAAGTTTGTAGGCAAGACTTCCGAGATGTAATGCGAAATAGCCAAATGTCATCACCGCTGCAATTCGGTGAAGAATCGCCATCGTATGCAAATCAAGTAAGTTCGTGGCGACCCAATAGGCAATTTCGGTATGGCTGTACTTCAGTGGTAGACCGGTTGTAGCCAGTGTCAGGAAGCTGACAATAACGATGGCATGAACAATCCGGTCATAGGTATTAAATCGTTTGTAACGCCATTCGCTCTTGTGCTTCTTCGGTTTACCAAAGCGAATCCGGTCGATTACCGTTCGCATAATCCAGAAGAGGGTATGTAATCCAAACACCGTAAGTGTTATCCGCAGCAGCCAAACCATCGAGATATGAAGGAAGTCTAACAACGGATGCTCTGCTGGTGCCATCGGGTCGTAATGCTGTAACTGCGCGACAAAATTTACATTCGCGTCTTTATGGCAGCGTGCACAGGTTTGAATGATATGCTGTTTTGAGATCGACGATTGGGGATCATTCGAGGGCAAAATCAAATGATTGTCATGACATGATACACAAGTCGCAAACTTCTCACCTTGATATCCTAACGCATACATCTTCCCGTGATAAGTATTCAGATACCCTTGCACCACATTCGGATTGATCTGGAATCGCATCGTAACATTACGGTTCGCATGGCAACTGCTGCAAAGCGATAGAATCGTTTGACCGTTAAATTTGCTGCTGATGCGCTCGATATTTTTATCGCCGTGGCATGTTACACAGGTAGGCGCTTCGGCATGCCCTTTCCGGAACGCAATGCCGTGAGCGCTCTGCTCATATTTCTTGTTCTCTTCAACGTGGCAGTTTTTACACTCGCGGGTTTCTTGCACAGCAGCGACATGTTTCTCGTCCGTCATTTTCCAGTGATAAATATGGCATTGGGTGCAGTTCGCATCCTTCCCCATTTTCGTCTGGATCATGATCTTGCCGTGGGCAAGATTTTCTTTCTGATGGCGGTCATCAGAGTGGCAAGCGTTACAGGTGCCGGGGATTGTCGCTTTTACGATACCATCGACGGAGCGTTTCAT
Protein-coding sequences here:
- a CDS encoding cytochrome b/b6 domain-containing protein, producing the protein MLTARFLQHAFVVMFFTLSGFSSVYSADTDWSDNSNCIMCHQDPDLKNSAGQKIGVHDGFTKSVHGSLSCTDCHGKGNYDETPHWKATPKVNCDACHSGITQSWQKSMHGSGGGTSPFVAAKCFDCHSPTGDAHRIGSSASGVVGASCMKCHTEETKRYNSSIHAKRFPQLGKKDACATCHPAHGEIKLVDPVAITKTCQNCHAGALDQLKNGPHGIHGIHKSVADTVINKVSCSSCHEPHAVADPKKSNDAFKNCMTCHHKTMDEFSGSIHQGELLSGEMTCASCHSVHLKPGEAAFHCGDCHQKPLAEYRGSMHFKDDPTGLGVAANCGDCHDRGHGVRRVSDPRSMANPRNQPSTCGHCHGDSVVTTTDYVRMPMTKTNYMKSIHADKWQEWMKDSTKVRGAICSDCHGTHGIQSAGDPQSITNRLNLPNTCGKCHDQAATDYLTSIHGAANRRGIQDTPACNDCHESHMILARTNPESRTYPTNVAKDCGKCHENTALTERFGIWQGVVRSYNDSYHGWALGRSQIVANCNDCHTTHAIRSHFDPRSTTHANNLVQTCGKCHPNSNTEFAQSYTHESFGKKWGYHDYARIIYIVLIIGTLGGMLLHNLIVYLFHLREHRKKHLSEKYIVRMDRSEIMQHVVLMVTFIGLAITGLALRHQDSWWVQGLVFFGMNEEIRAFLHRILAIFLIIGTLWHTFWLFSTQRGRDKLRNYAPKLFDVTSAIHNLMYHLKLRKDPPRFETYDYTQKAEYWALVWGTIVMGITGMVLWFPVIATAWTPGWVVRVASVVHYYEALLAVGAIIIWHFFFVIFHPKQYPLALTFITGRMSQEEWEHHHGKAADAKRDDPSFVKAGDPVPQQEEHSAPEQNVTLQNEKEK